GGTCTCGATGCTGGCGGATGCCACGAATAATTTTACCGATGCCGGAAGTTCATTGGTCATCGCTTTAGGCTTTCAGTGGTCGAGAAAACCGCGTGATGAAGCTCACCCTTTCGGTCACGGGCGCATTGAAGCGGTGGCGACACTGGTTTTGTCCCTTGCTCTGGTTCTAGTGGGTGCTGAAGTTGGGCGGACCGGATTTTCGCGTCTGATTAATCCGCAGCCGGTCGAAGCTCCGCTGTGGGTGCTGGTCATGGTCGGAGTGACCGTTGCGGTTAAGGCCTGGATGGCGGTTTTCGCGCGTCAGCTGGCCCGACTTACAAAATCAAAAGTGCTGGAGGCTGATGCCTGGAACCATGCGTTCGATATTGTCTGCACGCTTATGGTGTTGGGGGCCTTGCTCTGCTCCAGATACGGGTGGGGTGCCGTTGATGGATGGACCGCGATCGGAGTGGCGGCGTTTATCCTCTATACGGGTATTTCTTTTGCAAGAGAGGCCATTGATATTCTTCTGGGCAAACGGCCGGATCCGGAAACTGTCCGCGAAATTCACGATGTGGTTCTCGAAGTGGATGGGGTGATGGGGGTTCATGAAATCATGGTGCATCATTATGGTGATGTGAAGATGGTATCGTTTCATGTGGAAGTGGATGCCCGAATGAGTCTGGTGGACGCTCATTTAATCTCTGAAGATGCTGAGGCAACTGTGGAGAAAACGTTTAACTGGCGGGCGCTGGCTCATTTGGATCCGGTTGATCGGTCGCATCCGTTTTTCGATGTGCTCAGTCGCTGTGTACATGAGTATCTTGAGCAGGAGGATTGTCTGGTGGATGCACATGATCTGCGGGCGGAAGGAGAACATGCCCCCTTTAATGTTTCATTCGACCTGGTTACGGATATGGAAACATCCCGTGCTGAATATGATGGAATTTATGAGCGGGCGCTTCAATGGTTGGAAAGGCGTATTGGCGGACAGGTGAGCGGGGTTGAAATCGGGATTGAAGCCGCCGTGGAGAGTGCCCCGATGGCCCGCAGAGAATTCCAGCTTCCAAGTTCCGGAAAATGATCCATTGCGTATTTGCCACGACCTGTATTGCTGTTATTATTTCAGCCACTTTCACAATTCGATTATAAGCGGAGAAAAACATGGCGCAGATACAGGGAAATACAACCTGGGTAAAAGAATTGATTCCTGAGCTCGAAGCACGAAAAAGCCAGTTTGTTGTCGATACCGATGAAGTGGATGATGAGCTGATTGAGGTTTTTGTGGATGAGCTTCACCGTTTGTCTGGAGAGTTGCAGGAAGGGCTCGATCAAAAAAATACCGAGATGGTCCGCATGGCTGCTCATTCTATTAAAGGCATGGGGGGGACGATCGGTCTTCCCGAAATTTCCGTGCTGGGCCTCGAAATTGAAAACTGTGCAAAAGAAGACCGGCTTTCAGATGCCCGGCGGTTGGTCTCGGCGCTCGCAGACTGGATGAAAAATCTGGTTAATGCCGAATGATTTCCGTATCCAAGGATAATATGCAGGATCTCCCTACCTCCAGGCTGGCTCAACAGTTGTCGGGCCGTGTGCTTGTGGTGGACGATGAATTGCCAAACCGGCTCTATCTTCGAAAACTGTTGGAAGCCAGAGGGTGTGAGGTTTCTGATGCTGTTGACGGCCTGACTGCGTGTGACATTGCGGTCCGTCAGGCCCCGGACCTTATTCTGGTCGATGTAATTATGCCGGGGATGAATGGTTTTGAGCTTTGTGATTTGCTGCGCAAGGAGCCGCGTACATCGCATATACCGGTGATCATGGTGACGGCGAAATCGAAAATTGAAGACATCGAAACCGGTTTTGAACTCGGTGCGATGGATTACATTCGTAAACCGTTTAATCCCCGTGAGTTGGTGTTGCGGGTCGGCAATGCGCTGGCGTTGAAAAAAAGTAATGATGAAATCACCATCTGGAATAAACGTGTTTCGCGTGATCTTTCATTGGCCGGGGCCATTCAGCGGTCGCTCTTTTCCGATATTCCTCATTTTTCACATCGTTTTGAAGTCCGCATTGCCTATGAACCCTGCATGGACGTGGGGGGCGATGCATTTGATATCATTTCACTGCCGAATGGAAAGCATGCGGTCTATGTGGCTGATGTGTCCGGTCATGGGGTTGCGCCGGCGATGATTTCATCGTTGTTGAAAGCGACGGCCAGCGAAATGATTCATCGGTATGCTGACCGGGGTCCGGCAGCAGTCTGCAATGCGCTGAATATGATGTTCCGTCGGCGGATTGATAATCCCTCCTATTTTGCAACCTTGTTTATGGCCATTCATGATGCGGAAACGCTGGAGTGGCGGTGTATGAACTGCGGTCATCCTAACCCGGTGCTGATCCGCGACGGCGAATACGTCAGCCTCGGCCGTGAAGGTGAGGGCGGAGGTGCTCCCGTAGGGTTTCCATTTGGTCCGGAACGTCCGTATACGGAAGAGGATGAGGTTGTTATTCAGGATGAGGGGAATTCTTTTCTCCTTCTTTACACCGATGGTCTCATGGAAGCGCGCCATCGCGAAAGTGGAGAAGAATGCGGCGATTTCATGAAGAAAACCTATCAGAAGGTGGTCTCTCAGCCGGAGCATCCCAATAAGGCGGTGCGACTGCTGCGCGAGCTGGAGGGGTTTGATTTTGATATTGCGGCCGACGATTGCACGGCCATATCGATTCACATGCTTGATCCCCGGCGCATTGTGCTTGAACAAACTGTTCCGAGGAATATTTATCTGGTTTCCGAAGTTGCCCGCCAATCCGAAGCCGCCGTGACCGCGGTCGGGATCTCAGCGAACACCGCGGCCATGCTGCGGCTGCTGGTGATGGAGCTGGGAGCGAACCTCGTGGACCACAGCGGGTTGGGGGAGGAGGATTCTTTCTGGCTGCAGATTCGCGTCGATGGAAAAACCTGTCAGCTCGTATTGCGCGACGAAGGCGCGGAATGGGATCTGGAGGAAGCACTGAATCGGGAGCTCGATGATTCCTACATGGGCGAGCGGGGGCGCGGACTGGCCATAACCAACACCATTACCGACCGGATTGAACGGTATCGCATTCAGACGCAGAATCTGACCTATTGCACCATTGTGGACGAGGAACGGGATTAATGGAGCGTCCCGTATACAGAGCCCGTCGGGAGCTGTTTGACCGGATGGATATTCCGATCACCAAAGCCGATGCACATATTCTCAAGTTTAAACAGCGTTCACGTCTGCTGGTCTGGGAGGGGATGCTGCGCAGTCTGTTGGTGGTAAAACGGGCGGTGGATATTCTGGGAAGTATTGTGGCAATTCTTGTTCTGATGCCCGTGTTTTTTCTGGTGTCGCTCTGTATCCTGGTGGAGGACGGTTTTCCGGTGATCTACATGCAGAAACGTGTAGGATTAAACGGCCGCGAATTCCGGTTCTATAAATTCCGAACCATGGTTCGGAACGCTGATGAACTGCGCCAAGAACTTGAAAATCAGAATGAATCGGGCAATAGCGTTACATTCAAAATGAAGAACGATCCGCGCATTCTGAAGGGCGGTCGCTTTCTCCGCCGTTCGAGCTTGGATGAAATTCCGCAGTTTTTCAATGTGCTCATCGGGGACCTTTCATTGGTCGGCCCCCGGCCGCCGTTACCGGAGGAAGTGCGCAAATACACACTGGCGGAACGCAAGCGTTTGCACGTAAAGCCAGGGCTGACGTGCCTTTGGCAGATCGGCGGCCGAGCGGATGTTCCGTTTAACGAACAGGTCGGCCTGGATATGCAGTATATCCAGAGCCAGAGCTTATTTAAAGATGTCATAATCATGTTGAAAACCATCCCCGCTGTATTATTCGGTCGAGGGGCATATTAGGGAGGTACTTGCGTTATGTTGGTGAATTGCGAGAAGCAGGATGGAATTGGGGTTATACAGGTCAGTAAAGCGCTTACGGCGGCAACGGTGGATGCTTTCCGCGATCAGTTTAATCACTGGTCCATGGCGGAGACGGAAGTGAAGAATTATGTGATTGATCTGGCGGAAGTGGATTTTATGGATTCCGCCGGACTGGGTACGCTGATTGCGGTGCTGAAGCGGATCACGGAGCAGGGAGGCGATATGAAGATTGCCAATCTGCAGAAGAAACCACGGATGGTCTTTGAGATTACACGGGCATACAAGGTGTTTGAGATCTATGAATCCGTGGAAGATGCCATTAAAGGTTTTGAATAGAGTGCTGGTCGATGATTGCCGTAATCAACACCTCTATTCCCTGCGCATGGGCAGGGGATATCAGCGAAAAGCCGTGGGTGCTGCTGCCCATTGCGAACCGGCCGCTGATTGATTACTGGCTGGAGGCCTGCACCGAACAGCACATCAGATCGGTCCATATTGTACTGCACGACGGCGCGGAAGAGGTGGAGCAGTATGTGGGGTCCGGCACCCGGTGGAATGTCAGCGTGGAATATGTTTTTGCGCGCAGCACCGAGACCCCTGTGGATTATCTGCGCTCGATTTCCAGCTATTGGAAAAAGGGACTGCTCTATTTTGGTGGACCTTTCTTTATGCGTCGGCGCCAGGCATTCCGTCCGGAGCGCTTCCGAGAACTTACGGCCTGTCGCAACGATTTCGGAAATCTGCCGTATTTTCTCTATGGTCAAAACGGGGATGATGTGAGCCGGTTGCTGGATGGCTTTGAGGCACCCGGCCGCGGGCTTGAGGCAATACATGTTCATCCCTTCGTCATTGGAACTGTCGGCGATTATTTTGACATCAATATGAAAATGGTTTCGGGTGAATTCACGCGCTACGTTACAGCGGGGTTTGCAACGGCGGATCAATCTTCTGTCGGGTTCAATGTCCGGACGCCGCCATCGAGTTACCTGCGGGCACCGATTATTGTGGGGGACGATTGCCGATTCGGGGCCATGACGACGGTTGGACCCAATGCACTTGTGGCCAATCATGTTATCGTGGATGCCTTCAGTGAGCTGTCCAACTGCCTTGTTCTGGAGGATACATATATTGGTCGGAATCTCGAAATCCGAAACAAAATTGTGGCGGGAAACCGGGTGATTGATCCCGCGGATGGTGCTTTTATTCAGATTGATGATTCGTGGCTGGTTGCCCGGAACCGGCCTGAACTGATGACCGAAGATGTGGTGCGGTTGACGGTGTTGTGGTGTGTGGCATTGGTGCTGGCTGCATTGCAGTTCATTCCGTTTCTGGTGCTGTACCCCTTTATTAAATTATCTGGAGTTGCCGCATTCCGCCGGGAGCTTTTTCATGATCCGCACACGGGATATATCTCGTTGCTGATTTTTGGGAAAATAGCGAACCGCAAATCATTGCTATATCGTATTTTCCGAGCGTTGTCGCTCGACCGTTTTCCGCTCATAATACTGGTGCTTCGCGGCCGCATGTTTCTGTGCGGACAGCCGCCGCTGCGTCATCCCAAGGATGATGCTGTCGTGAAGCAGCTCAAGCGTTACTACCCCGGCGTGTTCTGCTACCGCGATTACAACCACGATTCCGATCTGCTCACCGATGCCCTATGGTATGCGCACATTCGTTCGCTCTATGAGGATCTGAAGATTCTGGTCAAAGCGTTCGTCAGCCGGTTTCTCACGGCCGGCCGTCAAATTCCGGCGGATTCCGAGTGAGCTTCTCTTTCAGACATTGGAAAATTCGGCCGGTTGATGAGGAAACGGTCCGGAAACTCAGTCTGCAGTCGGAACTTCCGTTGCCGTTGGCCCGTGTGCTTGCATTACGTGGTTTCCACACGCCGGAGATGGTTGAGAGGTTTCTGCATCCGAAACTTTCCGGATTGTCTGATCCCTTTTTACTGCCCGATATGGAGAAAGCGGTTTCCAGACTTTGGAAGGCCTTTCAGGGCGGAGAGATCATTACGGTTTTCGGAGACTATGATGTCGACGGAGTCACATCAGCGGCCTTGCTTACCCGCATTTTTGTGGCGCTGGGCGCAAATGTTAAGCCGTTTATTCCGGACCGGCTCGATGAAGGCTATGGACTGTCTGTCCAGGCTCTGGAGCGCTGCATTTCCGAGCATGGATCATCTGTGGTGGTATCGGTCGATTGCGGAGTCAATTCGGTGGACAGTGTCCGGATGGCTCAGACTAGGGGAGTGGATGTGATCGTGACCGATCATCATGAACCCGGTGAGGAGACAGCTCCGGCGTTTGCGCTCATTAATCCAAAATTGGGAACAGTTAAGTCGTTGGAAATGCTCTCGGGCGTTGGTGTGGCTTTTAAACTGGCGCATGCGCTGGTGAAACGCGGCCGCGAACTCGGCGATGCGGCGGCCGCTGTACTCGAGCTGCGTGAATATCTCGATATTGTTTCGTTGGGAACCGTTGCGGATATTGTTCCGCTTCGGGAGGAAAACCGGATTTTGGTCCGCCACGGCCTGACCCAGTTGGCTCGGACGCGATGGCCGGGGTTGGAGGCTCTGAAAAATGTTGCGGGAGTGAAAGGGGAACTCGAAACCTATCATCTTGGATTTCAGCTCGGGCCGCGTATCAACGCTTCGGGACGGATCGGCCAGCCGATGGAGGCGCTTTCTTTGCTGATTACTCCGGATTCGGCACAGGCACAGCGGATTGCCCGGGTTCTTGATGAAACCAATGCGGAGCGTCGGAAAATTGAACGGGAAATGGCTGATGCGGCTTTTGAAGAAATCGACACGTATTTTGATCCTGAAAAACATTTCGGTCTGGTGGTGGCCCGTGAGGGATGGCATCCGGGCGTTGTCGGAATTGTGGCTTCGCGGGTGTCCCGGCATTATAACCGCCCGGCCATTATCATGGGGATCGAAGAGGAAGGGCATGCACGTGGATCGTGCCGAAGTATTGCGGAGTATAACATGCTCGATGGCCTGCAGGCCTGTGCGGATCTGCTCAGTAAATTCGGCGGGCATAAAATGGCGGCCGGGCTGGAAGTGAAACCCGGGAAGCTGGATGATTTCAAAGAACAGTTTAACCGTGCGGTTTTCCAATCGCTGGAAAACGTGGATCTGACTCCGGTTCAGCCTATTGATGCTGTTCTGGAACCGCGGGATGTTAATCAGGAATTTTACTGCGAAATGAAAAAGCTCCGGCCGTTCGGGCAGGATAATCCTGAACCGGTCTGGGCGATGGAAAAAATGTCGGTTTCAGGTTCGCCGCGTGTAGTCGGAGAAAATCATCTGAAACTTTCGCTCGTTTCAAAGGGGTGTAAATTTGATGCAATCGCTTTCAATTTTCCACTCGAAGACCTGCCGCCCGGAAGAGTGGATGTTGCTTTCGTACTCAAGGAAAACTGCTGGATGGGGAATACTACGCTGCAACTGCAGGTGCTGGATATCCGACCAACGAACTAAGCGGCAGTGGTGCGGTTGAGCCGCAACCGCCGTTGCGGAAGAAGTTGCTGTTTAGATCATATATTGATTGCTTGTCTGTCGGGGTGGGGTCTGCCAAAATTGAACGCAATACGCAGAGCGTGCAGTTTACGAAGGGACCAGCGTGGAAGCATTACAGCAGATTTTTGATTCGATTTTACATAATTCGGGACACCTGAGTCCTTTTCTTGTCGTCGGGATATTGATTCTTGCCGGTTTTACGGGCGATTTTTTCGGAAAATTTCTGAAACTGCCGCATGTGACCGGAAATATTCTCGGTGGAATTATTATTGGTCCCACCTGCATGGGGCTGATCGGAACCCATGAACAGCTCGATGACCTGCAACCGATCGCGACGTTTGCCATGAGTCTGGTGGCTGTGAGTATCGGTGGTCACCTGTCGTATCGCCGGATTCATAATTCACTGCGACGCATCATTTCAATTTCGGTGTTTGAGGTGACGTTTTCGGTCATCACTGTGATCTGTGCGGGTAAAATATTCGGAATGGACTGGCCGACCACGCTGCTGCTCGGAGGGATTGCCGCTTCCACAGCACCGGCCACCACGATTGCGCTTATCCGTGAGTCGCGTGCCAAAGGGCCGTTTGTGAAGACGCTTATTTCGGCTGTGGCGCTGAACAATATACTCTGTATCTTGATTTTTGTAATGATGCGCACATTTGTCTCCGCGTATTTCGAGAGCGGGGAAACCATCGGAAAAATCGATGATGCACTGATTTTGTCGGGCTATCATCTTCTGGGTGCTGTGGTGCTGGGCCTGGGGATGGGGTGGATGACTAAATTTCTGGTTTCAAAACCTAAATTTCATGATTTTACCACGATCCTGCTGGCGATCATGCTACTGGATGGATTGGCAGCCTACCTGACCCTCAGTCCGCTGCTGGTCTGTCTGTTTTTCGGAGTCTATTTGGGGAATAGTTCAGAAGTGGCGGAAAAGCAGCTGGGTACGCTCACCCCGTTGGAGCCGACGCTGTACGTCATATTTTTTACGCTGGCCGGGGTCTCCCTGCATCTCGATGCGCTGCTGGCGGTAGGGCTGGTGGCCATGGTTTATATCGGATCGCGGATGCTGGGAAAAACGCTGGGGGCGGCTATCGGCGGAATGGTCGGGAAATGTTCAAAACGGATGTGGACGAATATGTCGTATGCGCTTTATCCGCAGTCCGGCATTGCTATCGGTCTGGTGGTTTTGCTGAGTGATGATGGCTTTGTTCCTGAAGATATCAAACAGGCGGTTGGAGCGATTGTTCTGGCCGGGGTGACGGTGGCTGAAATCATCGGGCCTTTTGCCACGAAAGCGGCGCTGGCCCGTTCGGGAGAAGCAAACCGGGATCGGCAGCGGCTGGTTGAATTTCTGGCCGAGGAATTTATTATGATCAATTTGAGGGCGCTCGATAAGTGGGATGCCATCCGTCAGATGGTCGCTTTTCTGATG
This is a stretch of genomic DNA from Pontiella agarivorans. It encodes these proteins:
- a CDS encoding ATP-binding SpoIIE family protein phosphatase, whose translation is MQDLPTSRLAQQLSGRVLVVDDELPNRLYLRKLLEARGCEVSDAVDGLTACDIAVRQAPDLILVDVIMPGMNGFELCDLLRKEPRTSHIPVIMVTAKSKIEDIETGFELGAMDYIRKPFNPRELVLRVGNALALKKSNDEITIWNKRVSRDLSLAGAIQRSLFSDIPHFSHRFEVRIAYEPCMDVGGDAFDIISLPNGKHAVYVADVSGHGVAPAMISSLLKATASEMIHRYADRGPAAVCNALNMMFRRRIDNPSYFATLFMAIHDAETLEWRCMNCGHPNPVLIRDGEYVSLGREGEGGGAPVGFPFGPERPYTEEDEVVIQDEGNSFLLLYTDGLMEARHRESGEECGDFMKKTYQKVVSQPEHPNKAVRLLRELEGFDFDIAADDCTAISIHMLDPRRIVLEQTVPRNIYLVSEVARQSEAAVTAVGISANTAAMLRLLVMELGANLVDHSGLGEEDSFWLQIRVDGKTCQLVLRDEGAEWDLEEALNRELDDSYMGERGRGLAITNTITDRIERYRIQTQNLTYCTIVDEERD
- a CDS encoding STAS domain-containing protein, with the protein product MLVNCEKQDGIGVIQVSKALTAATVDAFRDQFNHWSMAETEVKNYVIDLAEVDFMDSAGLGTLIAVLKRITEQGGDMKIANLQKKPRMVFEITRAYKVFEIYESVEDAIKGFE
- a CDS encoding Hpt domain-containing protein gives rise to the protein MAQIQGNTTWVKELIPELEARKSQFVVDTDEVDDELIEVFVDELHRLSGELQEGLDQKNTEMVRMAAHSIKGMGGTIGLPEISVLGLEIENCAKEDRLSDARRLVSALADWMKNLVNAE
- a CDS encoding cation diffusion facilitator family transporter, with the translated sequence MIGTPFLIMSFRKHSLPFPIMNFLLQRVVLQDLPAESHENRTRLGMLAGWVSVVISIFMGSGKLLLGMASGSVSMLADATNNFTDAGSSLVIALGFQWSRKPRDEAHPFGHGRIEAVATLVLSLALVLVGAEVGRTGFSRLINPQPVEAPLWVLVMVGVTVAVKAWMAVFARQLARLTKSKVLEADAWNHAFDIVCTLMVLGALLCSRYGWGAVDGWTAIGVAAFILYTGISFAREAIDILLGKRPDPETVREIHDVVLEVDGVMGVHEIMVHHYGDVKMVSFHVEVDARMSLVDAHLISEDAEATVEKTFNWRALAHLDPVDRSHPFFDVLSRCVHEYLEQEDCLVDAHDLRAEGEHAPFNVSFDLVTDMETSRAEYDGIYERALQWLERRIGGQVSGVEIGIEAAVESAPMARREFQLPSSGK
- the recJ gene encoding single-stranded-DNA-specific exonuclease RecJ → MSFSFRHWKIRPVDEETVRKLSLQSELPLPLARVLALRGFHTPEMVERFLHPKLSGLSDPFLLPDMEKAVSRLWKAFQGGEIITVFGDYDVDGVTSAALLTRIFVALGANVKPFIPDRLDEGYGLSVQALERCISEHGSSVVVSVDCGVNSVDSVRMAQTRGVDVIVTDHHEPGEETAPAFALINPKLGTVKSLEMLSGVGVAFKLAHALVKRGRELGDAAAAVLELREYLDIVSLGTVADIVPLREENRILVRHGLTQLARTRWPGLEALKNVAGVKGELETYHLGFQLGPRINASGRIGQPMEALSLLITPDSAQAQRIARVLDETNAERRKIEREMADAAFEEIDTYFDPEKHFGLVVAREGWHPGVVGIVASRVSRHYNRPAIIMGIEEEGHARGSCRSIAEYNMLDGLQACADLLSKFGGHKMAAGLEVKPGKLDDFKEQFNRAVFQSLENVDLTPVQPIDAVLEPRDVNQEFYCEMKKLRPFGQDNPEPVWAMEKMSVSGSPRVVGENHLKLSLVSKGCKFDAIAFNFPLEDLPPGRVDVAFVLKENCWMGNTTLQLQVLDIRPTN
- a CDS encoding sugar transferase, with the protein product MERPVYRARRELFDRMDIPITKADAHILKFKQRSRLLVWEGMLRSLLVVKRAVDILGSIVAILVLMPVFFLVSLCILVEDGFPVIYMQKRVGLNGREFRFYKFRTMVRNADELRQELENQNESGNSVTFKMKNDPRILKGGRFLRRSSLDEIPQFFNVLIGDLSLVGPRPPLPEEVRKYTLAERKRLHVKPGLTCLWQIGGRADVPFNEQVGLDMQYIQSQSLFKDVIIMLKTIPAVLFGRGAY
- a CDS encoding NDP-sugar synthase, whose product is MIAVINTSIPCAWAGDISEKPWVLLPIANRPLIDYWLEACTEQHIRSVHIVLHDGAEEVEQYVGSGTRWNVSVEYVFARSTETPVDYLRSISSYWKKGLLYFGGPFFMRRRQAFRPERFRELTACRNDFGNLPYFLYGQNGDDVSRLLDGFEAPGRGLEAIHVHPFVIGTVGDYFDINMKMVSGEFTRYVTAGFATADQSSVGFNVRTPPSSYLRAPIIVGDDCRFGAMTTVGPNALVANHVIVDAFSELSNCLVLEDTYIGRNLEIRNKIVAGNRVIDPADGAFIQIDDSWLVARNRPELMTEDVVRLTVLWCVALVLAALQFIPFLVLYPFIKLSGVAAFRRELFHDPHTGYISLLIFGKIANRKSLLYRIFRALSLDRFPLIILVLRGRMFLCGQPPLRHPKDDAVVKQLKRYYPGVFCYRDYNHDSDLLTDALWYAHIRSLYEDLKILVKAFVSRFLTAGRQIPADSE
- a CDS encoding PTS sugar transporter subunit IIA, producing the protein MEALQQIFDSILHNSGHLSPFLVVGILILAGFTGDFFGKFLKLPHVTGNILGGIIIGPTCMGLIGTHEQLDDLQPIATFAMSLVAVSIGGHLSYRRIHNSLRRIISISVFEVTFSVITVICAGKIFGMDWPTTLLLGGIAASTAPATTIALIRESRAKGPFVKTLISAVALNNILCILIFVMMRTFVSAYFESGETIGKIDDALILSGYHLLGAVVLGLGMGWMTKFLVSKPKFHDFTTILLAIMLLDGLAAYLTLSPLLVCLFFGVYLGNSSEVAEKQLGTLTPLEPTLYVIFFTLAGVSLHLDALLAVGLVAMVYIGSRMLGKTLGAAIGGMVGKCSKRMWTNMSYALYPQSGIAIGLVVLLSDDGFVPEDIKQAVGAIVLAGVTVAEIIGPFATKAALARSGEANRDRQRLVEFLAEEFIMINLRALDKWDAIRQMVAFLMKTHRVEHMSQDELYQSVVAREKEMSTAMGKGIAIPHGHIEKGPAIQGVMAICREGLEFDAPDDGPVKLIMLIITPKDKKDMHLKVLSSLSSMISDDAIRDRLISAMSPEDAMEVIESKEARDYNYFLE